The Oncorhynchus mykiss isolate Arlee chromosome 8, USDA_OmykA_1.1, whole genome shotgun sequence genome includes the window atttaaccatgaaggcttgattcacgagGTCTCTGAtcagttgatgctgagatgtgtcagttacttgaactctgaaacattttttggggctgcaatttctgaggctggtaactctaatgaacctatccatcctctgcagcagaggtaactctgggtcttcctttcctgtggcggtcctcatgagagccagtttcatcatagcgcttgatggtttttgcgactgcattttctgaattgactgaccttcatgtcttaaagtaatgacagactgtcgtttgtctttgctaatttgagctgtttttgccataatatggaattgatattttaccaaatagggctgttgtctgtataccacccctaccttttcacaacacaactgatgggctcaaatgcattaagaaggaaagaaattccacaaattcactttttaacaaggcacacctgttaattgaaatgcagttCAGGCACTaaatcatgaagctggttgagacaatgtcaaaagtgtgcaaagctttcatcaaggcaaagggttgctactttgaagaatataaaaaatattttgatttgtttaagccTTTTTTGTTTAAAGTGAAATTGTTTCATTTTCAGTTGTTAGTAACCCTTCATGCTTTGAGTTTGTATTGTACTGTGTCTCCCTCTTAGCTGGCCTCAACCAAGCAGCTCTACCCCAAGAGCCAGGCGCTCCTCAATGTCCCCCACGCCACTACCTAGAGAAATAGGTGGGTGTTCTCCGAATTCTGTATCGTATCTTAGAAATGCATTCCCTAACATTCCCTGCTTTTTAAAGTTTGTTAGATGTTTTCAAACTTAAAAAGTGGTCTAATGTCAAGGTGAGTCAACATCCCCTGGCCATCTGTTTTGTAGAGCCAGCTATCTGCCACAATCTAAAATAAATGGAAAAGGTAAGCTGTATTTACACAATCGGGGCATAACATTtactttttggtccaccagccacaGTGGCAGGTAGATTTCCCCCCTAAAAAACAACTTACCGCTGAAATTacaccaacaaaacacaaaaaTTAACAGATGAGCAAtttttgtaatgtttctaaaacaatacatgtattactagtaagaactaatgtggtatattgttttgatttcatttttttaaaccaAAATATCATAGATGAGACAAATGTTCACCTGCCCCATTAAGGGTGGAAGGTTACCGTGGTAGCACGACTCCAGTCATGATTGTGCCTGTGTGATTTGAGTGATTTGTAGAGGCTTGTCTAGTCTTCCCTAGCCGTTGAAACtcaaacagaaaaacaacctagcttgTGAGCAAAACAATATAAATAACCAAGAAACAAGGACAAAGTCTGATTTCAGTAGACTTTCGTTTAAAGTAAATTAGGCCAACTTTTATTTCTGTGCGCAGCGCTTCTTAAAATGTATGTTTCACTCTGCTCTTCACGTGAGCACAGCCCCCAGCCAGGCAGTGAGGCAGTGCAAAGTGGAATTGGCTATATAGGATTAGTAGTTATTTTGTGCTATGAAACAAAACGgcagaaatactttgaaaacagctactgcagcatTTATTAAATGTGATAATAcgtatgttttttttctcacaaatGTGAGTGAAATGCTCGCACTATGGAGCCCTGACCACCCACCAATgtggctggtgaaatagacatcTTACCCGCCAATGCCAAAATCTACCTGCATTTGGCAGGTGGCGGTTGTTAATATTAGGCCCTCTACACAATCAATAGCTAACCGGCCAACCCACTTCTTCTTTCATCCAACTCCTTCTCACTGCTCTTCCCTCACCCTAATTTATAATGACTTCTAGTAAATTGTCAACCTTTTGCTTTCATTTCCTCACTAACAGTGTATTATCAATTCTCCTAGTTCCGCCCAAGAGTTTAAAGTCCAGCCAATCGGGGCCTCTCAGAGAGTCTGTGACTGGTGTGAGGCGGTCCTACACAGAGGAGCTACTGGATATGGGGATAAACTTTGGAGTGCCAGGTGGAGTCCAGTTTCCATTCTCCTCCACCAACCCcttcatcactactgcctctggtaGGACCCAGTATATAAACATTTGGTGCTGGTTTCCAAGGCACACATTAGGCTTAGTCCTGCACTATCAATCATGTTCAATGTAGATTCTCTATTGAAAGTTATTCTTAGTCCAGGACTAGTCTAATAAGGTACTGTAGGAAAGTACTACTGAGCTACATCTGGTATCTCCAAGTAGTATTTTTGTAAAGCCATGGGGATATCTAAACTAACAAAATGCTGCATAGTGCAGGTTTGATGGTGCGCATGCCATAGTTGTGTGTATTTAAAGTTTGGTATTGATCGCATTGTGATACATAATGAAATGTATTTTGTGCTTTGATTATCTGCCATTTCATTTTCTCATTCCACAGCTCCAAATAACACTCCTGTTAGTTCTGAGGACATGAACAACCTATTCAAGAGCCTACAGCTGGAAAATGTTGTCAATGTGTACCAGCTTGGTACTAAAGAAAGAGGTGAGTGGAAAACTGAATCCCTAAAGTGTTAAAAAATTTGATGAATTGAGGTTTGATTCACATGGCTGGGGGACTGGTCCGGTGGCAGCCGGCTCACCAAGAGGTATTGAGGTATTCAGCTACACCAGAGTGTAGCAATTCACCTACAGTCAATATTCCCTCTAAGCTGTTCATGCGCAGCTTTGCAGCTCCTCCAGGAGTTCCGCACAGAAAAAATGCCAATCTGCACAGAGATGCACAAGAATAAACTTCACTGAACTTTttgcccattttttttttttttatcaaatcaaattttcccCTTTAATGTGGGATTTGTGATCGAATCAAAAAAAGATCAGCAACAGGCCAAACCAAATTCATCCAATATTTAGTCTGTTTTAAAGGGGCAGTGCTGTATTCTGAGACTTGACTATGCTAAGAAGCCAATAGGCAGATGGGTAGCCTACATTTCATTCACCTATTTGGCCCATTGTGTTTGACctttttttgtttgtgttttttggACAACAATTTAAAAAgcttaatgtcaagccctgcataaTGTTTTTAAGTCCTACATTGAGCAGCATATATTGGCTACTGCCTGGATCATAGAAATCAATAGCTTGTGAAAATGTTTTGGGATGCATTTGctccattggttttgttggtaAGCCACTCTGAGAGTGTAGATTGAAACTATGAAACATGAAACTAAAACAAATTCACCTGGCAAATTTTTGGTCTGGAGTGGAAACTTTGAgcattctgtgcaacttccggtACGCATTTACattgaacactgaggctgtacccactttatGTTTTAACCAGTGTGCAAGTTTATTTTGAGCATAACATCTCCACTGACTCAAACTCAGTTGAGAACACATTTGCGACATGTtgtacacatacatacagagTACACTTGTTACTTGTCTACACAGAatgaaaaccagaagtgtttcGGCCCTTGCAGGGCACTGaataaaataattaaatgaaATTACGCTTATCTTTCCCATTCATTTGTGAATAACTGCCCACCGATTCTCGCTCCTCAGGACAGATGCAAGGCGATGGAGGTGATCGAGGTGGTGGTGACTACCCCCCAATCCCCACTGCAGTCACGCCCCTAGTGGACAACCAGCATCGTATCCTGGTGAGCCAGCTGCCACCGGACCAGTCCCCCAGCCGTGTGAAGAACAAGCTCACCCTCTACTTCCAGCGCAGGAGCAACGGTGGGGGAGAGGTGCTGGATGTGACCTACCCTTACCCCCCGACCCAGCACGACCAGGCCCTGGTCAGCTTCCGCAGTCCCAGAGGTGAGTGAGAAAGGGGCTGGGGGGGTAAGAGAGAGCATATACTGTAGATGTGAAAGGTTAACATGCAAACACTACCATGGAGTTACAGCCTGAAAATATATATTGTagaatttttaaaatgtatattatgCACATGGTATGGgagagtgtatatacagtacatcaagGTTATTTTCATTAGggaccaaatggaagaaaatagACTGAAACAAGAAGGCACTAATGATAAATTGTTTTTCTATTGTTATTTTGGATCTGCTTTCAGATGCAGAGCAGGTGCTCTTACAGGCAGACCGAATCTTTACTGTGAATGAGCGGCCTTTCCGTATACAGCTCAAGAGGGTCAACAGTGCTCAGGTAAGAGTGGGTTTAACCCCCAaccagttttttttttctgtgtgtatgtgtctgtctgtccatgtgtgctGCAGGGTTTGTGTGCATATTGTATAAGTGTGGGCCTtccatgatttaaaaaaataaagatggCAAAAAGAGCAACTTCCGTTTCAACAGTGGACTCTAAAGTACTACTCTACACTCTTCATATATATGCAATTCTCTTTCGTCAGATTACGGTGCCGCCCAGCGTCTCCGGCGACAAGGCGGCCATCTTCCATAGCCTGCTGTCACTTGAGGGGCGGAGCTTCAGCCAGGCCGACGTGGAGGAGGCGGTACAGTCGTGCCGGGACCTTCCCTCGGCCCTCAAGTACCTGTCCCATGAATGCCCCATCTGCCGCGAGCAGGTGTCCTTCAGCAAGGTGGGTGAGAGACTGGGACCCCATTCAAATACTGTCAACATGGATCCTTCTTTGCCTGCCTTCTTTGAAGTAATCACTGGTCCACTATTGTTGGGCAGGTTAAAGTAGGGTTGACCTAGTCTCCTGCAGTCTTTATTTGAATATGGCAGCTCCCGATTGCACCGCTGTTTACTTGATATCTACCCACTCATGCACATTTTTTAAAAGGCATGCTGCAAGACATTCTACCAGAGTTTGTGTGGGAACAAGGTTTTAGCGCACTACGAGGTTTAGAAGAGTAAAATGTCTCTCGTGCTCCACCCCTctcgatctttctctctctccctcactccgtGTCCCTCTACAGATCATCACTATGACCCATTGCCTGTGTGCTTTCTGCGAGAGCTGCTTCAAGGCCTACTTCTCTCAGGCCATCAAGGAGAAGAGCATCGTCCATGTGGTGTGTCCCATGTGTGGCCAACCCGACGTGCGTCAGAGCCAGGGAGGCGTGGAGGAGGCCTTGGACTACTTCAGCCTTCTGGACACACAGGTCAGGCGCCAGTAGCTTCCCGGTAGTAGTAGACATTGCTTCGATGTAGTGTTCAGACCTTACCATTGTATAGACAGGGTGGACCTTTCTACCTAGCTCTGTTTCAATTGAAATGTTTGGTTAAAAATTCCATTAACATTCGGTTTTGTTAGTGGAAGGGAATGTCATTTAGAGCAACGCTAAACTGGTTCCAAATAGCTAGCTGCCATCTCCTACGTCTACTGCAAATCATTTTAATATAATTTTGTCTTCTGTAAAATAGGGACCTTGTAACAGTTGTAAGGACAAATTATTCAGAAGGAGGCAGGCAAGAAGAGGTGCAAATGGGTGTTGGCTTTATTTACACCGCGCTGGTGATGACAGTGATACATTAACAAGTTGATATATTTACAATCTACTGACTTTTAATTGTCAGTATTCAAAAAGAAAAAGCCTCCTATCATGCAAAACCTGTCTTAACTAGAAAAGCACAGGTGAAGTCTACTAGGCCCAGATGCAGCCTCCCCATTGATTAACCAAAATCAAGCTGAACAAGAACGTAACCCAAACAGGCACCTAAATAAGCCACACCTATCCTGGCACACAGGCCAGATACTTCTGTTCACACAACATGGAGAAACCAGACATGTGCTCCAAACAAGACAATAAAGAAATTGACCGAACTGGTTAATGCAATGGAAATAACAAAGTTTATTCCTCTTTGGTGTAGCATAGTTTGTGCGCTCTCCAAACAACAAATCCACTTCAAGAATGAGAACGGTATGAAtctaataatatatattttttaactgaaCAGAAATTACTGTAACATGGTGATGAGTGACGGTAGCCTACATTTACTACGGGTGCTAGATTTGATATATAGTGGGAAATTGATAAACGTTTAACAAAGTGCAAACAATCTACACAATGAAACAATGCGTGCGTACGGATTTGCAGGAGTCAGTGAGCACATTCATGGAGAGAGAGGCACCAGTCTCACGTCCAGTTTCTGATAAACGCTGATAaacctggactaaaaagcacatTCAAGGGAGGTTCTCCATAGAGCAGGTTTCTTCAACCTTTTCTTTCCCAATCAAACCGGCGATCGTTAGAATTTTTTGGGGGGTCTTATCAGGTGAATTATAATGTCAAggagaagtaatcaacatttttTTAATTAATAGATTTAGTAGATAGTGTTTCACTATTTTGACCTCTCCACATTAGAATTGGAAGAGAAAGTGTGAACTCTAACATACCTTTTTCTAGCTAATAGGTTAACGCCAAACACATTTTCGCTCAGAGCAGCTGTTTAGCTGTCCAAGTCAATAAAGCTTACCAGCAGCAGTTATTGCACTGGTAGCCTATTCACGGCTGCTTTTACAAAGCCTATGTCACATACTCCAGTGGGTGTAATTGGCTCCAATGAGTGTAAGTTGCTCAATACTAGGAGTTGATAAATAAAGTTGGCATCATTAGAAAGAAGATCTCCTCTTTTCTACTGTAGGTATGTCATAAAAAAAGAAATATTTTGCTAGCAACATTCATAAAACCTTTCaaatacaaatattattttttcCGTAGCCCCGGTTGAATACCCCTGCCATAGACCATAAATCCCTTTTAGCCCAGGAGTTGGCTTAATCTGTGgggtggcagttagcctagtggttagagtgttggactagtaaccgaaaggttgcaagttcaaatccccgagctgatgaggtacaaatctgtctttctgcccctgaacaaggcagttaacccactgctcctaggccgtcattgaaaataagaatttgttcttaactgacttgcagagttaaataaaggtttaaaaactaaataataataatcatctgggtctgggaaactggcgCTGAAAGGCTAGAGGAATTTACAGTTTTTTTAGAAAACAACATCCATTGTTTTCTCTTGCCAGATCAGGCACTACCTAGATCCTCAGATCCACGAGTTgttccagaggaagctgagagACCGAGCCTTGCAGGAGATGCCTAACTTCCGCTGGTGTGCCCACGTAAGACATCTCACTCATCGTTCTGGTTCTCCTGCTTGTCCCTTCGTCTCTTTTTTTCTTTGTCTCCACCTCTGTGTTTTTAAtagtatccctctctttctcctcgtATTTCTTTCACCCTCGTTCCCTCCCTTTCAATTCAAAACCCTGCAATCTAAGCTTCAATACCCCACTAGATAAGACATGTTGGTGAAGTTGCACCTTTAGACAGTGGCCTTGTTCTTTCAACTGGAACATCCAGGTGCGTATGAATGTCAGTTTGTGTGCAATGTTCTAGTGCTCCTTTGGCCTTCTACACGAGGCTGACCAGCTGAGAATGGACTGTCCTAGTTGTAGGAAGAGCACCTGCTCCCAATGCAAGACTGCAGTAAGTAATGTATTCATGTACACTCGCATTCAAATTGTTGGAAAGCCTTGTATCTACCTTCTAACAACTTTTTGATACACCAGTGGGCTCCACAACACCAGGGTCTTTCCTGTGAGAAGTTCAGAGAGTGGCAACTCTACAATAACCCAGAGTACCAGACCGCAAAACTGGAGAATCTCCTCAGCAGGAATAaaataggtacacacacacctcctactttcattattttgtttatttgAACCCTCGGTTTATGATGCACACAGTTGTATAGGTCTGCTAGCTGTTAGCCTATCTGAATAACAGTTTGTGTCACGACTGTGTAATTGAGTTGTCACTATTAAAgacatttttgtattattattgtaaCGGTGTTATGTAGTCTTTTTTTATGTTTAGTTCAGATTAAATATCTCATGTCCCTGAATCAAAATTGGATGAGGCACATGCAATATTTTGAATTTCTGTCTCGGTGAGAAAGACATTTAGCTGCATATATTATTTGTCTCGTTTCAGAATGTCCAAAATGCAAGTTTGTGTTCTACCTTTCCAAGGGAGGCTGTCTCCATTTCAAATGCACCCAATGCCAGCACGAGTTCTGTGGCGGCTGTAATAGGCCCTTCAAATTAGGCGTGGTAAGTCTCCTAGTTGAATCTGAGCTGACACTTTAGCATTCATTTAAAGGAGAATTCCAGTCAAAGTAGATTTAAGTTGTATTATCTTATGTCTATAATTTTTCTTAACCCAGGCACACTAGTCTCTAGTCAAAATGAGTAGCAGAACACTAGGAAATGCAATCCTATAACATGCTTAAAGCCACGCTCTCAGATACATATTCGTaccaatttaaaaaacatttaaacgGTCTGGATGAAGCAACAACACTCTAGAtctaaaaatgtaataaattacTTCTTCAGGGGTGTGACTTCTCAGCTGAGTGTGGGTCCAAGGGGTTACACGCCCACCACCCCAGGGACTGCCTGTACCACCTGAGGGACTGGAACGTGCCCAGACTACACAGGCTGCTTCAGGTAAATCCTAcactacctacagttgaagtcggaagtttacatacaattaggttggagctattacaacttgtttttcaaccactccacaaatttcttgttaacaaactataggtttggcaagtcggttaggacactactttgtgcatgacacaagtaatttttccaacaattgtttaacttagaattcactgtatcacaattccagtgggtcagaagtttacattcactaagttgactgtgtctttaaacagcttggaaaattccagaaaattatgtcatagcttctgaggctaattgacatcatttgagtcaattgggaggtgtacctgtggatgtatttccaggcctaccttcaaactcagtgcctctttgcttgacatcatggggaaatcaaaagatatcagccaagacctccacaagtctggttcatccttgggagcaatttccaaacgcttgaaggtaccacattcatctgtacaaacaatagtatgcaagtataaacaccatgggaccacgcagccgtcataccgcaagagatgaacgtacttttgtgcgaaaagtgcaaatcaatcccagaacaacagcaaaggaccttgtggagatgctggaggaaacaggtacaaaagtatctatatctacagtaaaacgagttctatatcgacatatgacaggccgctcagcaaggaagaagccactgctccaaatccgccataaaaagtgagactacggtttgcaactgcacatggtgacaaagatcgtactttttggagaaatgtcctctggtctgatgacaaaatagaactgtttggccataatgaccattgttatgtttggaggaaaaggggggattcttgcaagccaaagaacaccatcccaaccgtgaagcatgggggtggcagcatcatgttgtgggtgtgctttaatgctggagggactggtgcacttcacaaaatagatggcatcatgaggttggaaaattatgtggatatattgaagcaacatgtcaagacatcagtctggaagttaaagcttggtcgcagatgggtcttccaaatggacaatgatcccaagcatacttacaaagttgtggcaaaatggcttaaggacaacaaagtcaagctattggagtggccatcacaaagccctgacctcaatcatatagaaaatgtgtaggcagaactgaaaaagtgtgtgtgagcaaggagtcctacaaacctgactcaattacaccagctgtgtcaataggaatgggccaaaattcacccaacttattgtgggaagcttgtggaagtctacctgaaaagtttgacccaagttaaacaatttaaaggcaatgctaccaaatactaattgagtgtgtaaacctttgacccactgggaatgtgatgaaagaaataaaagctgaaataaatcattctctactattattctgacatttcacattcataaactGTGGTGGTGATCCTGactaacctaaaacagggaattttaactaggattaaatgtcaggaattgtgaaactgagtttaaatgtatttggctaaggtgtatgtaaacttctgacttcaactgtaaatttaCCCATCATGCTATCTGCCATAATAATCTCTGATGAAAGATAGAGAACATTAACCTTTGTGCTGAGATAGAATTGCAATTTATCATGTATCTGAACTAAACTTTCAATACACCCTCTTCCAGCTTTACGGAGTGTCCCTCGCGGGCATGGTCAAATCCAAAGTGGGCTCTACAGGAACAAACTCACAAGGTAAAGTACAAGCCAACAAGGGGTTTTACTTTACAAATAATTATGTTCGAATCTACCGGTAATAGTTAAATGCTTCAGTCTGCTTCTGATTGAAGCTTGTTTCACGTCAATTGTTTCTATCTTTTTGTAATCATTTTGTTCATCAAAATTGTTGCTGCTTCATATGTATTTACTCTTACTTGTAGTTTTCACAGTTAATGTGATTGCTGCTGTTGTTTTTGAAACATTTATATTCCCATTTGTCAGGTGTGTGTGCAGTACTGGAGCacagagagatgggtggagacgGGCCTTGTGGTCTACCAACTCTCCCAGAGTACAGTGGCTACTGCATGTAAGAGACACCAAGTTTCTTCCTTCTAGGAACTTTTTActggccactgtgcttctgctTCTGCTTACTCTGTGGGGTCTAAGGCTTGGtttactgtaaagcactttgtgacaactgctaatGTA containing:
- the si:dkey-181m9.8 gene encoding uncharacterized protein si:dkey-181m9.8 isoform X2, producing the protein MPRVPAVLEYETLTECKYSFPVEVVSDIKNVTATYGDLRMYVDFYCFPNKEKKKLVYLAGTIPVPHDGNTYNIPVCIWLHETHPQSRPRCYVCPSISMLINPRCPYVEASGQVLLDCLNNWKSGLANLSLLVSEMRSAFQKETPLFAMHPIRVQMLPTAAHSSAYAESSDHGSWPQPSSSTPRARRSSMSPTPLPREIVPPKSLKSSQSGPLRESVTGVRRSYTEELLDMGINFGVPGGVQFPFSSTNPFITTASAPNNTPVSSEDMNNLFKSLQLENVVNVYQLGTKERGQMQGDGGDRGGGDYPPIPTAVTPLVDNQHRILVSQLPPDQSPSRVKNKLTLYFQRRSNGGGEVLDVTYPYPPTQHDQALVSFRSPRDAEQVLLQADRIFTVNERPFRIQLKRVNSAQITVPPSVSGDKAAIFHSLLSLEGRSFSQADVEEAVQSCRDLPSALKYLSHECPICREQVSFSKIITMTHCLCAFCESCFKAYFSQAIKEKSIVHVVCPMCGQPDVRQSQGGVEEALDYFSLLDTQIRHYLDPQIHELFQRKLRDRALQEMPNFRWCAHCSFGLLHEADQLRMDCPSCRKSTCSQCKTAWAPQHQGLSCEKFREWQLYNNPEYQTAKLENLLSRNKIECPKCKFVFYLSKGGCLHFKCTQCQHEFCGGCNRPFKLGVGCDFSAECGSKGLHAHHPRDCLYHLRDWNVPRLHRLLQLYGVSLAGMVKSKVGSTGTNSQGVCAVLEHREMGGDGPCGLPTLPEYSGYCILHYKECLVELINRSHADPAVLFDVAEMLAELQRWHIPVPQKNLQDPEALYVQHLRQTLTRKVSLRDNKLPPVKVKDDLCPLPSSSAAGPRWSSAQRNTPTRFHDDSQLLLLLND
- the si:dkey-181m9.8 gene encoding uncharacterized protein si:dkey-181m9.8 isoform X1 codes for the protein MPRVPAVLEYETLTECKYSFPVEVVSDIKNVTATYGDLRMYVDFYCFPNKEKKKLVYLAGTIPVPHDAGNTYNIPVCIWLHETHPQSRPRCYVCPSISMLINPRCPYVEASGQVLLDCLNNWKSGLANLSLLVSEMRSAFQKETPLFAMHPIRVQMLPTAAHSSAYAESSDHGSWPQPSSSTPRARRSSMSPTPLPREIVPPKSLKSSQSGPLRESVTGVRRSYTEELLDMGINFGVPGGVQFPFSSTNPFITTASAPNNTPVSSEDMNNLFKSLQLENVVNVYQLGTKERGQMQGDGGDRGGGDYPPIPTAVTPLVDNQHRILVSQLPPDQSPSRVKNKLTLYFQRRSNGGGEVLDVTYPYPPTQHDQALVSFRSPRDAEQVLLQADRIFTVNERPFRIQLKRVNSAQITVPPSVSGDKAAIFHSLLSLEGRSFSQADVEEAVQSCRDLPSALKYLSHECPICREQVSFSKIITMTHCLCAFCESCFKAYFSQAIKEKSIVHVVCPMCGQPDVRQSQGGVEEALDYFSLLDTQIRHYLDPQIHELFQRKLRDRALQEMPNFRWCAHCSFGLLHEADQLRMDCPSCRKSTCSQCKTAWAPQHQGLSCEKFREWQLYNNPEYQTAKLENLLSRNKIECPKCKFVFYLSKGGCLHFKCTQCQHEFCGGCNRPFKLGVGCDFSAECGSKGLHAHHPRDCLYHLRDWNVPRLHRLLQLYGVSLAGMVKSKVGSTGTNSQGVCAVLEHREMGGDGPCGLPTLPEYSGYCILHYKECLVELINRSHADPAVLFDVAEMLAELQRWHIPVPQKNLQDPEALYVQHLRQTLTRKVSLRDNKLPPVKVKDDLCPLPSSSAAGPRWSSAQRNTPTRFHDDSQLLLLLND